A single window of Rhodococcus jostii RHA1 DNA harbors:
- a CDS encoding NifU family protein yields MERGGSETWGSDEVGDDPDRWRTAGERIDSLLDASSTGGSVARERAEQLVREVVELYGAGLQRVLEIIGERDDDLVERLAADELVASLLLVNGLHPHDVETRVATALDSVRPYLGSHGGDVELLGVVEGVVRLRLTGSCQSCPSSAVTLELAVKDAVLAAAPETVDIEVVGATPAAGSGLISAESLFSHVHPDGSDGSSGTGTWVSVPELEDLTPGEVAGFSVAGLPILVCRIGEQLFAYRDRCAACTNSLAGATLQRKAGGQVGDAVLRCPSCRAHFDPRRAGLRLDGDADADTLSPLPVLVRDGVVSVAVPAAEVA; encoded by the coding sequence ATGGAGCGTGGCGGATCGGAGACGTGGGGGAGTGACGAAGTAGGAGACGACCCCGATCGGTGGCGGACAGCCGGCGAGAGGATCGACAGCCTGTTGGACGCGAGTTCGACAGGTGGCTCGGTGGCACGTGAGCGCGCCGAGCAACTGGTCCGCGAGGTGGTCGAACTCTACGGCGCCGGGCTGCAGCGTGTCCTCGAGATCATCGGCGAGCGCGACGACGACCTCGTCGAACGACTGGCCGCCGACGAACTGGTGGCCAGCCTGCTGCTGGTGAACGGACTTCATCCGCACGACGTCGAGACGAGGGTCGCCACCGCGCTCGACAGTGTGCGCCCCTACCTGGGCTCACACGGCGGTGACGTCGAACTGCTCGGCGTGGTGGAGGGTGTGGTGCGGCTTCGGCTGACCGGCAGTTGCCAGAGCTGTCCGTCCTCGGCGGTGACGTTGGAACTCGCCGTCAAGGACGCCGTGCTGGCCGCCGCACCGGAGACCGTGGACATCGAGGTGGTGGGTGCCACCCCCGCCGCCGGTTCGGGGCTGATCTCCGCGGAATCGCTGTTCTCCCACGTTCATCCGGACGGATCGGACGGGTCGAGCGGTACCGGGACGTGGGTGTCGGTGCCCGAACTCGAGGACCTCACGCCCGGGGAGGTGGCCGGATTCTCCGTGGCCGGGCTCCCGATTCTGGTGTGCCGGATCGGGGAGCAGTTGTTCGCCTACCGCGACCGCTGCGCCGCCTGCACCAACTCGCTGGCCGGGGCCACGCTGCAACGGAAAGCGGGCGGGCAGGTGGGTGACGCGGTGCTGCGCTGTCCGTCGTGCCGGGCGCACTTCGACCCGCGCCGAGCAGGCCTCCGTCTCGACGGCGACGCCGATGCCGACACGCTGTCGCCGCTGCCGGTCCTCGTCCGTGACGGCGTCGTCTCCGTCGCGGTGCCCGCCGCGGAGGTGGCGTGA
- a CDS encoding DUF6084 family protein — MTELSFRVEEVFPEPFAVAPNLTARVEVTESSGATVHAMAVRCQVRIDPQRRRYTDGEAEGLLDLFGPRERWTATLKPFQWMQTSTVAQGFTGSSVVELPLPCTYDFEVTASKYLHALDEAGSTVPLVFLFSGTVFTRGVVGFGVERIPWDRESTYDLPVGVWRELVQAHYPNTGWVRLDHDTLAALARYKAAHGLIGLDVAISDLLQGAGEVIA; from the coding sequence GTGACCGAATTGTCGTTCCGCGTGGAGGAGGTGTTCCCGGAACCGTTCGCGGTTGCGCCGAATCTCACTGCGCGAGTAGAGGTGACGGAGTCCAGCGGTGCCACCGTACACGCGATGGCCGTCCGCTGCCAGGTCCGCATCGACCCGCAACGCCGCCGCTACACGGACGGCGAGGCGGAGGGCCTCCTCGATCTGTTCGGGCCCCGCGAGCGGTGGACGGCCACTCTCAAACCCTTCCAATGGATGCAGACCAGCACCGTGGCCCAGGGGTTCACCGGGTCGAGTGTGGTGGAGTTGCCGCTGCCGTGCACGTACGACTTCGAGGTGACAGCCTCGAAGTATCTGCACGCCCTGGACGAGGCCGGGTCGACGGTGCCGCTCGTGTTCCTGTTCAGCGGAACGGTCTTCACTCGCGGGGTCGTCGGTTTCGGGGTGGAACGGATCCCGTGGGACCGCGAGTCGACCTACGACCTGCCGGTCGGCGTGTGGCGCGAACTGGTTCAGGCGCACTACCCGAACACGGGGTGGGTGCGCCTCGACCACGACACGCTCGCCGCGCTGGCGCGCTACAAGGCGGCGCACGGTCTGATCGGACTGGACGTCGCCATTTCGGACCTGCTGCAGGGAGCCGGGGAGGTGATCGCATGA
- a CDS encoding ScbR family autoregulator-binding transcription factor produces the protein MVQQARAAATRQQIVRGAAEMFEKSGFEGARLGNIVENAGITKGALYFHFRSKEDLARFIIGEQHRISIASVEAIGREQVSAIEQIVMLCHEMARQIVNDPIVRAGIRVTLELSADDQGPADPYLDWINSCEMLATRAVDQGDLLADIDPPRLARFVIGAFTGVQTVSQVLTQRTDLEQRVDDMWGFLLPGIMPAARHQDITRIRRARWTPDDAD, from the coding sequence GTGGTTCAGCAGGCGCGTGCTGCGGCGACACGACAGCAGATCGTCCGCGGGGCGGCGGAGATGTTCGAGAAGTCGGGGTTCGAAGGAGCCAGACTCGGCAACATCGTCGAGAACGCCGGAATCACGAAGGGGGCCTTGTACTTCCATTTCCGCTCGAAAGAGGACCTGGCGCGGTTCATCATCGGTGAGCAACACCGGATCTCCATCGCGTCGGTCGAGGCGATCGGCCGCGAGCAGGTTTCGGCGATCGAGCAGATCGTGATGCTCTGTCACGAGATGGCCCGGCAGATCGTGAACGACCCGATCGTGCGGGCCGGTATCCGGGTCACCCTCGAACTCAGCGCCGACGACCAGGGCCCCGCCGACCCCTATCTCGACTGGATCAACAGTTGCGAGATGCTCGCCACGCGGGCCGTCGACCAGGGGGATCTCCTCGCGGACATCGACCCGCCGAGGCTGGCGCGGTTCGTCATCGGCGCCTTCACCGGTGTCCAGACCGTCTCCCAGGTGCTGACGCAGCGCACCGACCTCGAGCAACGTGTCGACGACATGTGGGGGTTCCTGCTCCCCGGGATCATGCCCGCGGCCCGGCATCAGGACATCACCCGGATCCGCCGGGCCCGCTGGACACCCGACGACGCCGACTAG
- a CDS encoding hydrogenase maturation nickel metallochaperone HypA, producing MHELAITQSVVDAVCETAAGRTVHSVRVQVGALTAVVADSMQFCFELVTEGTVAHGARLDIDHTPGGAHCRECGADFALTDLVLLCPCGSADVEVTSGRELRILSMEVS from the coding sequence ATGCACGAGTTGGCAATCACCCAGAGCGTCGTCGACGCCGTCTGCGAGACCGCCGCGGGACGGACGGTCCACAGTGTGCGCGTGCAGGTGGGGGCGTTGACGGCCGTGGTCGCCGATTCGATGCAGTTCTGTTTCGAACTGGTCACCGAAGGGACCGTCGCGCACGGTGCCCGTCTCGACATCGACCACACCCCGGGCGGTGCGCACTGCCGTGAGTGCGGCGCGGACTTCGCGCTCACGGACCTGGTGTTGCTGTGCCCGTGCGGAAGTGCGGACGTGGAGGTCACGTCGGGTCGGGAACTACGAATCCTCTCGATGGAAGTGAGCTGA
- a CDS encoding HypC/HybG/HupF family hydrogenase formation chaperone, whose product MCLGIPGQVVRMLEGYGNQLALVDVVGEQRKVNVGMLPEDVSLEPGDWIVIHMGFAMEKVDEAGAEKAMAGLEMMGRSRTADDD is encoded by the coding sequence ATGTGTCTCGGTATTCCCGGTCAGGTGGTGCGCATGTTGGAAGGCTACGGCAACCAACTCGCGCTCGTCGACGTCGTCGGCGAACAGCGCAAGGTGAACGTCGGTATGCTGCCCGAGGACGTCAGCCTGGAACCGGGCGACTGGATCGTCATCCACATGGGTTTCGCCATGGAGAAGGTGGACGAGGCGGGCGCCGAGAAGGCGATGGCCGGGCTGGAGATGATGGGGCGGTCGCGGACGGCCGACGACGACTGA
- a CDS encoding hydrogenase maturation protease: MTVGRRVLVAGVGNIFFGDDGFGPEVLRGVATRTLPPGVRAVDFGIRGTHLAYELLDGWGALLLVDAVPGRGEPGALRAFEVGPDSVPAAPLDAHSMDPGAVFGSLRALGGTLPRTVVLGCQVANTGEGIGLSPRVEAAVGQAVDLVFDIVDQLLESDSAATLQPDGTEG, translated from the coding sequence GTGACGGTGGGCAGGCGGGTTCTGGTTGCCGGTGTGGGCAACATCTTCTTCGGCGACGACGGTTTCGGACCCGAGGTGCTGCGCGGGGTCGCGACGAGGACGCTGCCGCCGGGAGTCCGCGCCGTCGATTTCGGCATTCGTGGAACGCATCTGGCCTACGAGCTGCTCGACGGTTGGGGCGCCCTGCTGCTGGTGGACGCGGTGCCCGGCCGTGGTGAGCCCGGCGCGCTGAGGGCATTCGAGGTGGGGCCCGATTCCGTTCCGGCGGCGCCGCTGGACGCGCACAGCATGGATCCGGGGGCGGTGTTCGGGAGTCTGCGCGCGCTCGGCGGAACCCTGCCGCGGACCGTGGTCCTCGGCTGCCAGGTGGCGAACACCGGCGAGGGAATCGGGCTCTCACCGCGGGTCGAGGCCGCCGTCGGACAGGCCGTCGACTTGGTGTTCGACATCGTGGATCAACTGCTGGAGTCCGACTCCGCGGCAACGCTGCAACCGGACGGGACGGAGGGCTGA
- the hypB gene encoding hydrogenase nickel incorporation protein HypB, whose translation MCATCGCGDETGTRITVPHEHPHDHEHPHDHDHEHPHDHEHPHDHDHEHTHEHPHEPATETVTLEQKVLAKNDLTAERNRGWLAGRGVLALNVMSSPGSGKTTLLERTIADIGGQRRVSVVEGDQETMLDANRIKATGCAVVQVNTGAGCHLDAEMMRDALTALDPEPNSLLFIENVGNLVCPALFDLGEKSRVVVISVTEGTDKPLKYPHMFAAANLVIVNKADLLPYVDFDVDLCTKYARSVNPDLQMITLSATTGQGIAQWYDWIAKQ comes from the coding sequence ATGTGTGCCACCTGTGGATGCGGAGACGAGACCGGAACCAGGATCACGGTGCCCCACGAGCACCCCCACGACCACGAGCACCCCCACGACCACGACCACGAGCATCCGCACGATCACGAGCATCCGCACGACCACGACCACGAGCACACCCACGAACACCCGCACGAGCCTGCGACCGAGACGGTGACCCTCGAGCAGAAGGTGTTGGCGAAGAACGACCTCACCGCGGAGCGCAACCGGGGCTGGCTGGCGGGGCGCGGGGTGCTCGCCCTGAACGTGATGAGTTCGCCGGGGTCGGGGAAGACGACTCTCCTCGAACGCACCATCGCCGACATCGGTGGGCAGCGACGCGTCTCGGTGGTGGAGGGTGACCAGGAGACGATGCTCGACGCCAACCGCATCAAGGCGACGGGATGTGCTGTGGTGCAGGTGAACACGGGAGCCGGGTGTCACCTCGACGCCGAGATGATGCGGGACGCGCTGACCGCCCTCGACCCCGAGCCCAACTCGCTGCTGTTCATCGAGAACGTGGGGAACCTGGTCTGTCCGGCACTGTTCGATCTCGGTGAGAAGAGCAGGGTGGTGGTGATCTCGGTGACCGAGGGGACGGACAAGCCGCTCAAGTATCCGCACATGTTCGCGGCGGCGAACCTGGTGATCGTGAACAAGGCGGACCTGTTGCCGTACGTGGACTTCGACGTCGATCTCTGCACGAAGTACGCACGGTCGGTGAACCCCGACCTGCAGATGATCACGCTGTCGGCGACGACGGGTCAGGGCATTGCGCAGTGGTACGACTGGATTGCGAAGCAATGA
- a CDS encoding ATP-binding protein: MDAWSIRDFEPEDLESVVRMDSSSTTTDQPPLFALSDVVGSLLNRHPAVVATKDGLIIGTAVARVDEDRAWVMRLSLDPEWRAQGLGSALLSQLEHQLLARGVRRVSALLPEGETGATALSNSGFTARSGVTYYEKLGTVSPRTAGVLATLGGAVPPAGLWKQVAGMSREKSLIERKIVLPLSRPALAADHGVAPPRAVVLFGPPGTGKTTFARAIASRLGWPFVELFPSRLAAGENGLAAGLGEAFTSMGELEHVVVFIDEVEEVAARRRPGSQSVGVVNELLKSIVHFRERGGRLLVCATNSVRALDDAFLRHGRFDYVLPIGAPDAEARHALWERYLGNEQVDVSALVAATEGYTPADVAHAARTVAQATFECSVDSGGRCHAGTQDYLDVIGTVRPTLTAEMMQAFTEDIAGHART, from the coding sequence ATGGACGCCTGGAGCATCCGAGACTTCGAACCGGAGGATCTCGAGTCCGTCGTGCGCATGGACAGCAGTTCCACCACCACAGACCAACCGCCCCTGTTCGCGCTGTCGGACGTGGTCGGAAGTCTGCTGAACCGTCACCCGGCGGTCGTCGCGACGAAGGACGGTCTCATCATCGGGACGGCGGTCGCTCGCGTCGATGAGGACCGCGCCTGGGTCATGCGCCTCTCCCTCGATCCCGAATGGCGTGCCCAAGGGCTCGGCAGCGCCCTGCTGTCGCAGCTCGAGCACCAGCTCCTCGCCAGAGGAGTGCGGCGGGTGAGCGCGCTCCTCCCCGAAGGTGAGACCGGTGCCACCGCGCTGAGCAATTCCGGATTCACCGCCCGCAGCGGAGTCACGTACTACGAGAAGCTCGGGACGGTGTCGCCCCGTACGGCCGGGGTCCTGGCGACGCTCGGCGGCGCGGTACCGCCCGCCGGACTGTGGAAACAGGTCGCCGGCATGTCTCGGGAGAAGTCGCTGATCGAACGCAAGATCGTGCTCCCCCTGTCGCGGCCCGCGCTGGCCGCCGACCACGGCGTGGCACCGCCGCGCGCCGTGGTCCTGTTCGGACCACCGGGAACCGGGAAGACGACGTTCGCGCGTGCCATCGCCAGCCGGCTCGGCTGGCCGTTCGTCGAACTGTTCCCGTCGCGGCTCGCGGCCGGCGAGAACGGTCTCGCTGCCGGTCTCGGCGAGGCGTTCACGTCGATGGGCGAACTCGAGCACGTCGTCGTCTTCATCGACGAGGTGGAGGAGGTGGCGGCGCGGCGCAGGCCCGGATCGCAGTCAGTCGGGGTGGTGAACGAACTGCTGAAATCGATCGTCCACTTCCGTGAACGCGGCGGACGGTTGCTGGTGTGCGCCACCAATTCCGTTCGCGCACTGGATGATGCGTTCCTACGTCACGGACGTTTCGACTATGTGCTGCCGATCGGCGCGCCGGACGCGGAGGCCCGGCACGCACTGTGGGAGCGGTACCTCGGCAACGAGCAGGTCGACGTGTCCGCCCTCGTCGCCGCGACCGAGGGTTACACGCCCGCCGACGTCGCGCACGCGGCACGGACCGTTGCGCAGGCGACGTTCGAGTGCAGCGTCGACTCGGGGGGACGCTGCCATGCCGGTACCCAGGACTACCTGGACGTGATCGGCACGGTGCGTCCCACCCTCACCGCCGAGATGATGCAGGCGTTCACGGAGGACATCGCCGGTCACGCCCGCACCTGA
- a CDS encoding NAD-dependent epimerase/dehydratase family protein, whose protein sequence is MTMKARTTRPLPGETVPASTATDDGRTPSTPVRVAVVGATGFVGSATVTALASAGIHCTAVARTPSQSEIPGVVSARADLTDPASLETALTGADVVIHAASHTGNDPAHCVTVNVAGTENLLAAAARNGMNRVIYVSTIGVYGSGPHTGIGEFEATPAPVSALSASRLTAEHRVLERGGCVVRPGFVHGPGDRWFVPGFIQIIEALGAWVDEGRSRISIIAVNDLARLLAALAAQFPARPGDVFHACHPDSVTVRELGQALADSGRLRLPATSLTFDDALTAGARHGLTERHLDLIGRDHWYDPSRLWTVTGASVDHGPLDRFRA, encoded by the coding sequence ATGACGATGAAAGCACGGACTACGCGCCCATTGCCCGGAGAGACGGTACCAGCGTCGACCGCGACCGACGATGGTCGAACACCCTCCACGCCGGTCCGTGTCGCGGTGGTGGGAGCCACCGGCTTCGTCGGATCGGCCACCGTGACGGCACTGGCGTCGGCCGGAATCCACTGCACCGCGGTGGCGCGCACACCTTCACAGTCCGAGATTCCGGGCGTCGTGTCGGCCCGGGCGGATCTCACCGATCCGGCGAGCCTCGAAACGGCGCTCACCGGCGCCGATGTCGTGATCCATGCCGCCTCCCACACCGGGAACGACCCGGCGCACTGCGTCACCGTCAACGTCGCGGGCACCGAGAATCTGCTTGCCGCGGCGGCCCGGAACGGCATGAACCGGGTGATCTATGTCAGCACCATCGGCGTGTACGGGTCCGGGCCGCACACCGGAATCGGTGAGTTCGAGGCCACGCCCGCACCCGTCTCGGCGCTGAGCGCGAGCAGGCTGACCGCCGAACACCGCGTCCTCGAACGGGGTGGTTGCGTCGTCCGGCCCGGCTTCGTCCACGGCCCCGGCGACCGCTGGTTCGTCCCCGGCTTCATCCAGATAATCGAGGCGTTGGGGGCCTGGGTCGACGAGGGACGATCCCGGATCTCGATTATCGCGGTGAACGATCTCGCCCGGCTCCTCGCCGCCCTCGCCGCGCAGTTCCCCGCACGCCCCGGCGACGTGTTCCACGCCTGCCACCCCGACTCGGTGACCGTCCGCGAACTCGGGCAGGCACTCGCGGACTCGGGCCGCCTCCGGTTGCCTGCCACGAGCCTCACCTTCGACGACGCGTTGACCGCCGGCGCCCGGCACGGCCTCACCGAACGACACCTCGACCTGATCGGCCGCGACCACTGGTACGACCCCAGCCGCCTGTGGACCGTCACGGGTGCGAGCGTCGACCACGGTCCCCTGGACCGCTTCCGGGCGTGA
- a CDS encoding nickel-dependent hydrogenase large subunit, with translation MTTIIPEPSHKSESDGLVEMAWDPITRIVGSLGIYTKIDFKQKEVVECHSTSSIFRGYSIFMKGKDPRDAHFITSRICGICGDNHATCSCYTQNMAYGVQPPHIGEWIVNLGEAAEYMFDHNIFQENLVGVDFCEKMVSETNPGVLAQAEKTEAPHAGEHGYKTIADIMRSLNPFTGEFYREALQVSRWTREMFCLMEGRHVHPSTLYPGGVGTVATIQLMTDYTTRLMRYVEFMKKVVPMHDDLFDFFYEAIPGYEKVGLRRTLLGCWGSFQDPAVCNFSYKDMEKWGRAMFVTPGIVVDGKLITTSLVDINLGIRILLGSSYYDDWTDQEMFVKNDPLGNPVDRRHPWNQHTNPHPQKRDMEDKYSWVMSPRWFDGTDHLALDTGGGPLARLWSTALAGLVDIGYVQSTGHSVKINLPKTALKGPVELEWKIPRYGSNTIERDRARTYFQAYAAACALHFAEKALAEIRAGHTKTWEKFEVPDEGIGCGFTEAVRGVLSHHMVIRDGKIANYHPYPPTPWNANPRDSFGTPGPYEDAVQGQPIFEENDREHFKGIDIMRTVRSFDPCLPCGVHMYLGEGKTLEKLHSPTQSVTGE, from the coding sequence ATGACAACGATCATTCCGGAACCTTCGCACAAGTCGGAATCCGACGGCCTGGTCGAGATGGCGTGGGATCCGATCACGCGCATCGTGGGCAGCCTGGGCATCTACACGAAGATCGATTTCAAACAGAAGGAAGTCGTGGAGTGCCACAGCACCTCGTCGATCTTCCGCGGCTATTCGATCTTCATGAAGGGTAAGGATCCCCGCGACGCCCACTTCATCACCAGCCGCATCTGCGGTATCTGTGGTGACAACCATGCGACGTGTTCGTGCTACACCCAGAACATGGCCTACGGTGTGCAGCCCCCGCACATCGGCGAGTGGATCGTCAACCTCGGCGAGGCCGCGGAATACATGTTCGACCACAACATCTTTCAGGAGAACCTCGTCGGTGTGGACTTCTGCGAGAAGATGGTCTCCGAGACCAATCCGGGGGTGCTCGCGCAGGCCGAGAAGACCGAGGCGCCGCACGCCGGCGAGCACGGCTACAAGACCATCGCCGACATCATGCGTTCGCTCAACCCGTTCACCGGTGAATTCTATCGGGAGGCGTTGCAGGTCAGCAGGTGGACGCGAGAGATGTTCTGCCTCATGGAAGGTCGGCACGTCCATCCGTCCACCCTGTATCCGGGTGGCGTGGGCACGGTCGCGACGATCCAGTTGATGACCGATTACACGACGCGTCTGATGCGCTACGTGGAGTTCATGAAGAAGGTCGTCCCCATGCACGACGACCTGTTCGACTTCTTCTACGAGGCCATACCCGGCTACGAGAAGGTCGGCCTGCGCCGGACGCTCCTCGGCTGCTGGGGATCCTTCCAGGATCCCGCGGTGTGCAACTTCTCCTACAAGGACATGGAGAAGTGGGGACGGGCCATGTTCGTCACGCCCGGCATCGTGGTCGACGGCAAACTGATCACCACGTCCCTCGTCGACATCAATCTGGGCATCCGAATCCTGCTGGGCAGTTCCTATTACGACGACTGGACCGACCAGGAAATGTTCGTGAAGAACGATCCGCTCGGGAACCCGGTCGACCGCAGGCATCCGTGGAACCAGCACACCAACCCGCACCCGCAGAAACGCGACATGGAGGACAAGTACAGCTGGGTGATGTCGCCGCGGTGGTTCGACGGCACGGACCATCTCGCGCTGGACACCGGCGGCGGGCCGCTGGCCCGGCTCTGGAGTACCGCCCTCGCGGGTCTCGTCGACATCGGGTACGTGCAGTCGACCGGTCACAGCGTGAAGATCAACCTGCCGAAGACCGCGCTGAAGGGCCCGGTCGAGCTGGAATGGAAGATCCCGCGGTACGGCAGCAACACGATCGAGCGTGACCGGGCGCGGACGTACTTCCAGGCCTACGCGGCGGCGTGTGCGCTGCATTTCGCGGAGAAGGCGCTCGCCGAGATCCGGGCCGGGCACACGAAGACGTGGGAGAAGTTCGAGGTCCCCGACGAGGGCATCGGCTGCGGCTTCACGGAAGCGGTGCGCGGAGTTCTGTCGCACCACATGGTGATTCGCGACGGCAAGATCGCGAACTACCACCCGTATCCGCCGACCCCGTGGAACGCCAATCCCCGCGACAGCTTCGGTACGCCGGGGCCGTACGAGGACGCGGTGCAGGGTCAGCCGATCTTCGAGGAGAACGATCGGGAGCACTTCAAGGGCATCGACATCATGCGGACCGTCCGCAGTTTCGATCCCTGCCTGCCCTGCGGTGTGCACATGTATCTCGGTGAGGGAAAGACGCTGGAGAAGCTGCATTCGCCCACCCAGTCCGTGACCGGCGAGTGA
- a CDS encoding DUF5947 family protein: protein MSPSGNGLRILQRIASERPAPVIGERCDMCAVPIADAHQHVVNVQDRQLMCVCRGCYLLFTDESAELRFRAVPDRYLSFPDFELAPGRWDELEIPVGLAFVFRNSLLAKTVAFYPGPAGATESELPLDAWDSVLAANPALGRLSADTEALLLRVPEHGDPECYLVPIDACYQLVGELRQVWRGFDGGQDARRVIDTFFETVRARSRVAKEPT from the coding sequence ATGAGCCCGTCGGGGAACGGACTGCGCATCCTGCAGCGCATCGCGTCCGAACGGCCCGCACCGGTGATCGGGGAACGGTGCGACATGTGCGCCGTGCCGATCGCCGACGCCCATCAGCACGTCGTGAACGTTCAGGACCGGCAACTGATGTGCGTGTGCCGTGGGTGCTACCTGCTGTTCACCGACGAGAGCGCCGAACTGCGCTTCCGGGCCGTCCCGGACCGCTACCTGTCGTTCCCCGACTTCGAACTCGCACCGGGCCGCTGGGACGAACTGGAAATCCCTGTCGGGCTCGCCTTCGTGTTCCGGAACTCGCTGCTGGCCAAGACCGTCGCCTTCTATCCCGGACCGGCAGGTGCCACCGAATCGGAGCTGCCGCTCGACGCCTGGGACAGCGTCCTCGCGGCCAACCCGGCCCTCGGCCGGCTGTCCGCAGACACGGAGGCGTTGCTCCTGCGGGTCCCCGAGCACGGCGACCCCGAGTGCTACCTCGTTCCCATCGACGCCTGCTACCAGCTGGTGGGCGAATTGCGGCAGGTGTGGCGGGGGTTCGACGGCGGCCAGGACGCCCGCCGGGTCATCGACACGTTCTTCGAGACGGTGCGTGCGCGCAGTCGCGTCGCGAAGGAGCCGACGTGA
- a CDS encoding DUF6893 family small protein produces the protein MKILGEMTTAALALVAVAGVAVAVIAIPDIRRYLRIRKM, from the coding sequence ATGAAGATTCTCGGAGAGATGACCACCGCGGCTCTGGCGTTGGTTGCGGTCGCGGGCGTAGCGGTCGCCGTCATCGCGATCCCAGACATCAGGCGATATCTGCGTATCCGGAAAATGTGA
- a CDS encoding hydrogenase expression protein HypE, which translates to MPTQEAINAEDTLIHVLWINAGLSCDGDSVALTAATQPSVEEIALGALPGLPKVAVHWPLIDFENGPEGGADDFLEWFWKADRGELEPFVLVVEGSIPNEQLHDEGYWCGFGNNPETGQPVTTSEWLDRLAPKATAIVAAGTCATYGGIHAMAGNPTGAMGVPDYLGWDWKSKAGIPIVCVPGCPIQPDNLSETLTYLLYMATEQAPMIPLDDALRPQWLFGATVHEGCDRAGYYEQGDFATEYGSPKCIVKLGCWGPVVKCNVPKRGWINGVGGCPNVGGICIGCTMPGFPDKFMPFMDEPPGGKISAAASGLYGSAIRSLRKITKTTLDKEPHWRSRGTKLTTGATRTW; encoded by the coding sequence ATGCCGACACAGGAAGCAATCAACGCCGAGGACACCCTGATTCACGTGCTGTGGATCAATGCGGGACTCAGTTGCGACGGCGATTCGGTGGCCTTGACGGCTGCGACGCAGCCCAGTGTCGAGGAGATTGCTCTGGGAGCCCTGCCGGGCCTACCCAAAGTGGCCGTTCACTGGCCGCTGATCGACTTCGAGAACGGCCCCGAGGGCGGCGCCGACGACTTCCTGGAGTGGTTCTGGAAGGCGGATCGCGGCGAGCTCGAACCCTTCGTCCTGGTGGTGGAGGGTTCCATCCCGAACGAGCAACTTCACGACGAGGGTTACTGGTGCGGGTTCGGCAACAATCCCGAGACGGGCCAGCCGGTGACGACGAGTGAATGGCTCGATCGTCTGGCTCCGAAGGCGACGGCGATCGTCGCGGCGGGCACGTGCGCCACGTATGGCGGTATCCACGCGATGGCGGGTAACCCGACCGGTGCGATGGGCGTTCCCGACTATCTCGGCTGGGATTGGAAGTCGAAGGCGGGCATCCCGATCGTCTGCGTTCCCGGCTGCCCGATCCAACCGGACAACCTGTCGGAGACGCTGACGTATCTCCTCTACATGGCCACCGAGCAGGCGCCCATGATTCCGCTCGACGACGCTCTGCGTCCGCAGTGGCTGTTCGGGGCCACGGTGCATGAGGGCTGCGACCGCGCCGGCTACTACGAGCAGGGTGATTTCGCCACCGAGTACGGCTCGCCCAAGTGCATCGTGAAGCTGGGGTGCTGGGGTCCGGTCGTCAAGTGCAACGTCCCGAAGCGGGGCTGGATCAACGGTGTCGGTGGGTGCCCGAATGTGGGCGGTATCTGCATCGGGTGCACGATGCCGGGCTTCCCGGACAAGTTCATGCCGTTCATGGACGAACCGCCGGGCGGCAAGATCTCCGCCGCGGCGTCCGGACTGTACGGATCCGCCATTCGGAGCCTCCGCAAGATCACCAAGACCACTTTGGACAAAGAGCCGCACTGGCGCAGTCGCGGTACGAAACTGACCACGGGCGCCACACGCACCTGGTAG